The DNA window CTGCTTCATTTTTGCAGGTGTTTGTCAACTTTGCGAAGGAGCAGACTGATGATGACTGCCTCACTGACGTGATGATCGGTAACGGCGCGGTGCAGCTAAACCTTCCCGCCAGAATAAATCCCCCTGCCGTCAAACCCCAACAACCCCCAACACCACCTCAGCTGAGGAAATCCCCACAGCTTCCTGCCAAATCACCCGACAGCAACCCGAAGGAAACCAAGCCGAAAAAGGCCAAAGCCAGAAAGGTCAGTTCAAACGGAGAGATGAGCGGCGGCATGCCCATGAGCAGATCACCTCAGGGAGAGGAAGTCGGTCCAGAGGCGGGCAGCAGCAAACCTCACAGGTCGAAACACAGAGAGGAGAGCTCCAGCAAAGATCCGGCTGCGCTCTTCATAGTCGGCAGCAACTCACAGGAAAGCTCGCTGTGATGAGGCGCAAGACAAAGTGGACCAAAGACAGACAGAATAATaattacttcctgtttattcacCTGAATGCTGCAGAGTTCACACATGACACGAACTCTCCGGAGTCAGAAGTGAACGATGTTCTTCCTTTAACGGCTGCGGTGCCTTGTTCACCTTGTTACGTATTTGTAGCTTTATACGCGTTTTAAAAAAGACCTGAAAGTAACTGTTTGGTCTGTTCTGCTTGTCCTGAAGGAATACTGCGAAAACACAGAGTTTATTTCTCAAGTTTCCGTCAGTTcgtcttttatttatgtattttctttccaGAAAGCACTTTATGCAAGATGCTGCAAAGAATCAAACAGTAGCAGATTAAATGTGACTTATTATGGGGATTTTATAGATGTGTGTTGCAGGTATTACAAGACATGGATCTTAcctctttaatgttttataattacatttttgtcatctatatctttttttaaatgtatttatttatttatatagtcaTAAGATTTGCAGTTACTGTCAAGTAGaggttatttacattttctttttattatttaagttatttttccatctttctcTATGCTACACATTTATGAGTGATTTAGTCTAAAAAGGCTCTAGTTATACAAACGTTTCTTTTATGATTTAAGTAAATGATAATATGCCAAAGTGTCCACATCCAATGAACGATAAAATCCTGATCAGTAAAATACTTTTGAAGGAGAGCAAGCTCAGTTCCCTGCTGAATGGCTGAAGCACTGTGATGCactgttgcattttaaaaatactgttaCTGTAATATTTGAGGCAAAATAAGCTGTCAGAGctgatttcttctgctctttttgcagttttcccTCCTGTTTTATCCTTTACTGCTGCATGTTAAATCAAATAAAGCTGAATGTGTAATTTCACAGTGAAGGCTGGCACCACTGAATGTAAACTTCTACTTGAAGGAAATATTTATCTGCTGTAAGATGCAAATCATATCCTGATATCATGATGTGGAAAAAGACTAAAGTCTGTTCCGAATGTTTTctgctggaagaaaataaaagtatttgatTTGTTGACAACTTTCCTGTATTTCTTTGCTTTATCTAAGaacaaattaaattgttttctgatgtttttcaaGAAATCTTACAGATCATGAATGTTGATTTTTGGCATATATCTGATATAATTTGAGTACTTTCACATATTGTaaattttacaatatttcaGAACCCTGTTTTATTCCGCTGAATCATTTCTTCCTCTTTAGTTTAAATGAGAACAGGAAGATAAACAGAAAGTTAGCAGCCTTCCTTGTGATTGTTTTACATAGTAACATGGCAGAAATATTTGTTCAGAGTAGCGGAAACATTAATTTCctctatttcagttttttccttttaaatctgTACGGTGGGATAAACAGCGCCCCCTTCTGCTCGAGCACCGTTCTGCCTTTTCTCTGTCAGCCTCACTGGCTAGCTGCTAGCTGCTAGCACCCGCTCTcactgctttaatttttttattttctatattctgtcccttttctttgtaaatatacTACGACCCTGGTCATCCTCTTTCGATATACTTGAATAAAATGGTCGTTTTGACAAATGACGAAGAACAGGATTACATGTAAGTACTAACTTCCTTCTTACATTAGCTAGTTTGCATTAGCCGAAACTATAGTGCTtgttaaattataataaaatatgtttcaagTGTTTTTCTCGTCTTTAAACGCATTTGAACTGACCGAATATCAAGTAAATACCTAAAGCTTTCTTTAGGTATTTAGCCGGTGTTTTTAGTGCagatttaaaggttttaaaacgATTTATTTAACTATCCTTGTTAGCCTTTTGCAGCTAACAATCTAGCTAACTTGTTTACGTCCGTTTGTCGTAGAAAACCATCATAATTAACATTATTACATCTAAATCTAACAAGTGCATGATCTATGTGCATTTACGAATTGTTCAAGCAAATTTCACATCACGGAAGATAATAAAAACGTGCAAAAGGAGTAAAATGCTGTTGTAGTAACTATTATTAAAAAGCTGGTTTATACGTCTTTTAATGTTAAGTGAATGATTCAGATGAACCTCATTTTACAAGGTAGAGATTACACAACAAGTATAATGATACTAATAACATGCAGGGCTGGGGCTAAAAATGGCATCTTGCAGAAAGAAAGCTCGGCAGAGGCGTGGGAGGATTCCCACTCAAACCCACTGACCTACATCTGATTCTGCTGCTGGAAGCAGAGGATTTAAATTTCACTGCCCTGATCCACTTTAGCCTGCTGGGGTCTGCAAACGGCGGCTCCTGAGACCTTCCAATGTAGTTCTCCAGTAGCTcactaatatttttaaatatagttttaataataacattaaaaagcaTGTTTTGCATTTGCTAAATCATGCCGTTTTCTTCTCATTAGGTTAGAAAATATGTGCTTTTTCCTGTATGTATTAACGTCCCATCGAAGGGAAACATATCCATCTTTTCTTAAACGTCTTacgcttttattttaaaatctagataatatagaaataaaatgtgggGTCTTGAAACATTGCAACATATTCCTTACAATAGATATTAATCAAAACGagaagttgtctttttttttaattacatttgacCTTCACTGAGGGTAAAAATGGTTCTTTGGACTGCTAGGATAGATTACTGCAAGGCATTAGAAAgcattaaatcaaaaatattaataatactaCTTGctatattatttttacagtcACTGGAGTGAACTAAATGTTGTTCCTTTCCACATATCTTTCCATGTTAAAATATTCTCCTggcagatttcttttgttttttttctttgcagatgttAAATGGGGACTTGtctattattaaacaaaaagtaGATTTATTATTGCAAACTAAGTGCGTGCGTTATTGCTAAGTCTTGAGGAACTTCCTGGTTTGTGAGCGTCTGAAATCcttaaatggttttgttttctttttcagtgactttgtttctattgtgttatcaatttttttcaaattatgtaTTGTGATTATGTGTTGGTTTTTgacttcatttgattttttttttttaaattctcttcATGTCATTTCTTAATTCTACATGTCTGACAGTAATCAACCGTGAGTTGATTAATAGAGAGATTGAAGccagaaaacattatttagcTAATTCAGTTGAATGGAAATACATTTGAATCAAACTTTATCTATTAGGATCCCATTGCTACATAAATGCAAtttataacttaaaaaaaatgcatttatcgcttctttttaaaacatacatACATGAATGACAATGTAATTGTGTTTAGCTGTTTTGAATTCTCCAGTTTTTTATTGGCTTTAACTGTgctattgtttttgttattgtttatttattttttgtgtggaaATGCGACcgtcaaatgtttgtgcagcttAAAGAAACTCAAGAGATGTTTCTGGTTTTCAGCCTGATAGAGGAGCGCAAATGCGTCTCGCTGCCCTGCTCGCCTGCTAAGCGAGTTTCTCCAGCCAAAAGGAAGCAGTATTACATCAATCAAGCCGTCCGCAACTCTGAACTCACTCCACGCGCCAAAGGCAAAAAGAGCCAACGCCGACAGGAGAACAGTAAGGCTCACTGAATGTATGATCCGGTCATTTCTTTAGGTTAGATAAACATTGAAAAAGACACTTTTAGAGTTGGTACTACATAGATGTAGAGGTGCAGAaaatacatgtatatattttgaatcattaatatttttttatttaagaaaaagccaGGCAGCTAAGCTAACTGAATACTGATCATTTAAGttgtacatttatgttttagcTTGTAAAATCGATAATCTGCTTTCTTGGCTGCAGCTCGTTATCTTGCCAATCTCCTGGAGAAGGACGAATGCTCCAAAGACGACCTGGAGGTTTGCAGCAACCCGGCCCTCCCGTCCATCTTTACTGAGGCCTGTACCAATGAAAACTACATAGAGGTACAGTTTAGAAACTTTATTCTTAAGGTAGCAAACAACGCCTAATATTGGGAGATTTATTTTGGAGACTTTATATCTAATTGTCTGaattaaatgtcttaaaattgagaagaagctcttttgaaatgtttcattttgcacatatttgttGTCAGATTGGTTCAGAGTtgagtagtaactagttacatttacttgagtaacttttactACGCCGttcttttatttgagtaattttattttgaagtatttctactctttgagttaaatttctggattctccaTCCACCTCAGCttacctgagtgaagttgcaCCATTCactttcttcaaatcagacaaattGGGTGTTAATCAACTCAActatgtttgtgcagcaaaaatattttgtttttgctgctttggctttgatattaatgaaattttaaagGTGATTTTGTAAAAGTGGGGGGGCTGGTTGAACTTTTGACCTTTatactttcattaatatcttcaaagtcAAAGCAGCAAAAACGTAGTCGAGTTGTCGAGTAGTCgagtctgatttgaagaaggtacGGGGGGCTGGTTTACCTTTCATGATCTCtggaaacatttgttaaaatgtttaaaatgatagcggcacaaacaaacatttttgctgcacaaaccagcaccaCCAGGTCTTCATTGTGGAGTGAACTGAATCTGCTGTTCATGTGATTTCCTTAAAAAGATTCCCTTCTTATTTACCATCGTAGTTTTAAATCGTTTTGTGTTTCGGTAGCCGTGGAATGACTTCATGAATTGCTCCGGTGAGGAACAGGAGCGGCTGCTTTCTCTCCTGGAGCAGGAGGGAACCAATAGGAAAAACGCCAATCAACTTCTCAAAGACCACAGGAATGGTGAGtctttctgtttggttttgtttgttttggagcgTTTTGTTTTCGTGCGTGCGGCTGTTCGGCTGACTGACTCTCCTCTCTGCAGTATTTCCTGCCTTTTCTGCTCAGGAGTGCTTCCACAGAATCGATCGGCGGCTTCGAACGACTCTGAAACGGAAGCAAATACCCATGGTGGGCGTCGCCTCGTTGTCGCATTTCCTGCGCTCAGAAGTTTATCGTCAACAGTTTCTTTAGTTAAGATTTGAATTGCTTCTACATTaggatacattttatttgttcctgttttgttgcaatgattttattttctttctatttgttTAATCTTACACTTTTCACATTATTCTGTTAGACGGATGGTGAAACATGAGTTTAGAGAAGGGATGCATATAAAAGTTGCAGTAGCTCTCTAGGTCTGGACTTGAGTGTCcttaatttaatgttaattttaattttagggttttacatctttttgtttgtttttgttcactttaTGACTTGGACAGCCTTATTAAGCAGAACACACGAtttaatccctttttttttggagtacttgaagtccttgaaagtgcttgaatttCAGTTAGGTGTTTTCAAGTTTTGACAAGTGCTTGATTTCTTTATAAaatccttgaaagtgcttgattttcAAGCACTTCctgatatttttgtaataaagcatGAAAATCCCACATTTGTAAAACAccatttacagttgaaaccagagaTTTTTATACacctaataaaaatacaaacatattttttttcctcactgtttgaagttaaataagactaaacttttcttgttttagttcAGGTAGAATTACTAAAgttatttatatttgataaatgACAGAACATTTGTatgttatttttgaatatttgttaTTCCCATTTGCTCAATGATGTATTAATGTAAACGTTGGCCTAAGCAACACTATTGCAACTGTGGAATTTAACCTTTGCATGTTCGAGGGTCTCCGCCACTTTAAGAACAAGATTTTCTGATATTTCAGTGTTGGAAGGAGAAAGGTGTGATGTCGGAAAACgacagtaaataaaatcaaatcttttgcttctttttctccagGGAAAGCTGGAAGTGATCGAGGAAGACCTTCTCAGTTTCTTCAGCGCTGAACCTCACTCAGTTTACACAACCATCCTCAGTAGCAGGTAGAAATCCTCTTTCTGTTGTCACAATATCTGCAGGTCTTCTGGATTCGGATGCTTAGTGCGAAGACTGGAAAGGTAAGTCTTTAATGGTTAGTATAGTATAATTTCTACTTaggtaaaataattattttattaggaGGCACTACTGTTCAGTGCAGGCACTTCctgattctaaaaaaaattattaaaattcagcAAAAGCAGGCAAATTGTTAATTTGAGAAAGGACTGAGCTTCATTCAGCTGTTGAAAAACTGCAGTTATCTGCTCTCATTTGtgagttttcttttactttaaataaatttcgACAGGTCTTAGTGTGAAGCTGCCACTGATCTTATGATCTACTTCGACTTAAATTTCCAAATATATGCTGGCATCATGCAGGAACTTCAACACAGCTTTGCCTATCAATAGCGAATTAGAtccatcaggaaaaaaaaacaacttaaaagaaaatatttgtgattttaaagtaTCAGAACCCGACAACGGCAGCTTATTTGCCACTTTTGGGACATtaaataattcagttaaaatgtGTACCTTAACTTTATTTGTGTACTTCGTTTATATTAGATGgaaaaattggttaaaaaaacaaaacaaatgtcagTAATTAACGAGACTAAGTTGAATATATTTCTGCAGAGTAAAGAAAAGGGAATTTTTCTACATATGTTAAAAAATCTCCATATTTTTTGTCATCCTAATGAAGCACAATGCTGTCAGAAAGGTTAAAATACTTGAGGTGATAAAATAGGTGATGAAAAACTTTACTAGTTGGTTTGAATTTGTTGTAaattataatgtttttctgtgtgtgagcCAGTTTTGAGAGGCTGCTTCTTCATGCCATCTGCCAGTACATGGACC is part of the Xiphophorus hellerii strain 12219 chromosome 9, Xiphophorus_hellerii-4.1, whole genome shotgun sequence genome and encodes:
- the r3hdm4 gene encoding R3H domain-containing protein 4, producing the protein MVVLTNDEEQDYILIEERKCVSLPCSPAKRVSPAKRKQYYINQAVRNSELTPRAKGKKSQRRQENTRYLANLLEKDECSKDDLEVCSNPALPSIFTEACTNENYIEPWNDFMNCSGEEQERLLSLLEQEGTNRKNANQLLKDHRNVFPAFSAQECFHRIDRRLRTTLKRKQIPMGKLEVIEEDLLSFFSAEPHSVYTTILSSSFERLLLHAICQYMDLVSASIDYNGSRQTEVMNKQDEFLPPGLLLSAYLEKMS